The following DNA comes from Oncorhynchus clarkii lewisi isolate Uvic-CL-2024 chromosome 22, UVic_Ocla_1.0, whole genome shotgun sequence.
TGTCCTCTGCAGGGATGAAGTGTACCCGCTGTGCCCGCGGCTCGTCCATCAAGCATGACCTGGCCATCAGTGGAGGGGTCTGCTTCCTGTCTGCAGGCATGCTCTGCCTAATCACTGTCTGCTGGACAACCAATGATGTCATCCTTGACTTCTACAACCCCATCCTACCTGAAGGTACTATTCAATATATTTaattaatattttatttattttattttataactCTGATACCAGTTTTTTTTCTCACTTAAACATGTTTGcagaaataacaaaataacaagaaATGTTACTTTGTGTTGCAGGTATGAAGTATGAGATTGGCATGGCGGTGTATTTGGGCTACGTCTCGGCCTGTCTTAGTCTGATGGGAGGGGTGGTGCTCTGTTGGAACTGTGAGGGGCGGCCCAGGAACCCCCTACATCTACCACATCATCGCCACCCTTGTCCTCCCCTCGTCTTCAACACTATAAACACCCCCAACACCCCAGCACCCCTCTACTATCCCCCTGCCGCCCTGAAAGGGAACTACGCCCCCTCATGCACCTCACTGTCCAGCAATGGCTACAGACTCAATGACTACGTCTGAGGGATAGAGTACACACTCAATGAATGCTCCTAGTGTGGAAGTGCAAACACTCAATGATTAT
Coding sequences within:
- the LOC139380257 gene encoding claudin-14-like, producing the protein MASMAVQLLGFFLGLLGLVGSVVATVLPHWWRTAYVGSNIITATAYMKGLWMECVWHSTGIYQCEVHRSMLALPPDLQAARALMLLSCLTSTLAALVSSAGMKCTRCARGSSIKHDLAISGGVCFLSAGMLCLITVCWTTNDVILDFYNPILPEGMKYEIGMAVYLGYVSACLSLMGGVVLCWNCEGRPRNPLHLPHHRHPCPPLVFNTINTPNTPAPLYYPPAALKGNYAPSCTSLSSNGYRLNDYV